A single genomic interval of Flavobacteriales bacterium harbors:
- a CDS encoding excinuclease ABC subunit C: MSIDIREKVRLLPHTPGVYQFFDADGKILYVGKAKSLRHRVGSYFAKDHPDGKTRLLVKRIADLRVIHVPTEFEALLLENSLIKELQPRFNINLRDDKSFPFIRIRNERFPRVEGMRNPEDDGSAYFGPYAGVRTMKTMLGLVHKLYKLRTCSYDLTPRNIEQKKFKRCLEYHIGNCKAPCEGLQSQAEYDANMEQVLQIVKGRVSGLIKVLKEQMQHHAERLEFEAAEDYRQKLERLEQYRAKSIVVNPDIGDVDCYGLVSDTASTYVNYMRVIDGAVVHGITIELKRKLDESDVEMLQAAIAELRQRYKSLAPEAIAPFEPEIEVPGVRFTVPQRGDKKQLLELCERNARYFMLDKQKQEKLTDPEGATTRILEQLQQDLRLTELPRHIECFDNSNTQGTDPVSACVVFKDAKPSKKDYRHFNIRTVEGPDDFASMEEAVERRYSRLITEGEPLPQLIVIDGGKGQLGAALNALERLGLRGKVAIIGIAKKLEEIVFPGDPVPLHIDKRSSSLKVIQHMRNEAHRFGITHHRGKRSKRIIRTGLEEIPGIGPGTAQKLLTRFGSIKGIREALPEDVAAVVGAKKAEAVLRGLAAAQ, encoded by the coding sequence ATGTCCATCGACATCCGCGAGAAGGTCCGCCTGCTGCCGCACACCCCCGGCGTGTACCAGTTCTTCGATGCCGACGGCAAGATCCTCTACGTGGGCAAGGCCAAGAGCCTCCGCCACCGCGTGGGCAGCTACTTCGCCAAGGACCACCCCGATGGCAAGACGCGCCTGCTGGTCAAGCGCATCGCTGACCTGCGCGTGATCCACGTGCCCACCGAGTTCGAGGCGCTGCTGCTGGAGAACAGCCTCATCAAGGAGCTGCAGCCGCGCTTCAACATCAACCTGCGCGACGACAAGAGCTTCCCCTTCATCCGCATCCGCAACGAGCGCTTCCCCCGCGTGGAGGGCATGCGCAACCCCGAGGACGACGGCAGCGCCTACTTCGGCCCCTACGCCGGTGTGCGCACCATGAAGACCATGCTCGGCCTGGTGCACAAGCTCTACAAGCTCCGCACCTGCAGCTACGACCTCACCCCGAGGAACATCGAACAGAAGAAGTTCAAGCGCTGCCTGGAGTACCACATCGGCAACTGCAAGGCGCCCTGCGAAGGGCTGCAATCACAGGCCGAGTACGACGCCAACATGGAACAGGTGCTGCAGATCGTGAAGGGGCGCGTGAGCGGGCTCATCAAGGTGTTGAAGGAGCAGATGCAGCATCACGCCGAGCGGCTCGAGTTCGAGGCCGCCGAGGACTACCGCCAGAAGCTGGAGCGTCTGGAGCAGTACCGCGCCAAGAGCATCGTGGTGAACCCCGACATCGGCGACGTGGATTGCTACGGGCTGGTGAGCGATACCGCCAGCACCTACGTCAACTACATGCGCGTGATCGACGGCGCGGTGGTGCACGGCATCACCATCGAACTCAAGCGCAAGCTCGATGAGAGCGACGTGGAGATGCTGCAGGCCGCCATCGCCGAACTGCGCCAGCGCTACAAGAGCCTGGCCCCCGAGGCCATCGCGCCCTTCGAGCCGGAGATCGAGGTGCCCGGTGTGCGCTTCACGGTGCCGCAGCGCGGCGACAAGAAGCAGCTGCTGGAGCTCTGCGAGCGCAACGCCCGCTACTTCATGCTGGACAAGCAGAAGCAGGAGAAGCTCACCGACCCCGAGGGGGCCACCACCCGCATCCTGGAGCAGCTGCAGCAGGACCTGCGCCTCACCGAGCTGCCGCGCCACATCGAGTGCTTCGACAACAGCAACACCCAGGGCACCGACCCCGTCAGCGCCTGCGTGGTCTTCAAGGACGCCAAGCCCAGCAAGAAGGACTACCGCCACTTCAACATCCGCACGGTGGAGGGGCCGGACGACTTCGCCAGCATGGAGGAGGCCGTGGAGCGCCGCTACAGCCGGCTGATCACCGAGGGCGAACCGCTGCCCCAGCTCATCGTCATCGATGGCGGCAAGGGCCAGCTGGGCGCCGCGCTCAACGCCTTGGAACGGCTGGGCCTGCGCGGCAAGGTGGCCATCATCGGCATCGCCAAGAAACTGGAGGAGATCGTTTTCCCCGGCGACCCCGTCCCGCTGCACATCGACAAGCGCAGCTCCTCGCTGAAGGTGATCCAGCACATGCGCAACGAGGCGCACCGCTTCGGCATCACGCACCACCGGGGCAAGCGCAGCAAGCGCATCATCCGCACCGGCCTGGAGGAGATCCCCGGCATCGGCCCCGGCACCGCCCAGAAGCTCCTCACCCGCTTCGGCAGCATCAAAGGCATCCGCGAGGCCCTGCCGGAGGATGTGGCGGCCGTGGTGGGCGCGAAGAAGGCGGAGGCGGTGTTGCGAGGGCTTGCCGCCGCGCAATAG